The Anaeromyxobacter sp. Fw109-5 genomic interval GCGAGCACGTCGGCGAGGAGCCGGTCCGCCATGTCGAAGTCGAGCGAGTTCGGCCCGTCCGACCTCGCCACCGCCGGGTCCTCGTGGATCTCGCAGAAGAGCGCGTCGATGCCGACCGCCGCCGCCGCGCGCGCGAGCGGCGCCACGTACTGCCGCTCGCCGCCGGTGGTGTCGCCCCCGCCGCCGGGCAGCTGCACCGAGTGCGTGGCGTCGAGGCACACCGGCACGCCCAGCTCGCGCATGATGACGAGGCCGCGCATGTCCACGACCAGGTTGCCGTAGCCGAAGGTCGCGCCGCGCTCGACCAGGAGCACGTTCTCCTGCCCCGCCTCGCGGCACTTCGCCACCGCGTGGCGCATCTCCTTCGGCGCGAGGAACTGGCCCTTCTTCACCGACACGCTCTTGCCGTGGCGCGCGCAGGCGA includes:
- the kdsA gene encoding 3-deoxy-8-phosphooctulonate synthase — translated: MADRVLARIGGHEVGDGRRLLLIAGPCVMESEAHALAHARKVKALAERHGLPAVFKASFDKANRSSGKSYRGVGLEKGLAAFEAVKRETGLPCTTDVHEPWQAEPAGRVVDVLQIPAFLCRQTDLVLACARHGKSVSVKKGQFLAPKEMRHAVAKCREAGQENVLLVERGATFGYGNLVVDMRGLVIMRELGVPVCLDATHSVQLPGGGGDTTGGERQYVAPLARAAAAVGIDALFCEIHEDPAVARSDGPNSLDFDMADRLLADVLAVRRALGQP